From one Bos javanicus breed banteng chromosome 15, ARS-OSU_banteng_1.0, whole genome shotgun sequence genomic stretch:
- the LOC133261202 gene encoding olfactory receptor 5P1-like: MKFGNHTSVTEFILLGLTEDPTLCGIFFVVFLGIYAVTLVGNISIIILIRICSQLHTPMYLFLSHLAFVDSGCTTSVTPMMLIGFLRQGVTITASGCEAQLCFVVMFGSAECFLLAAMAYDRYMAICLPLFYSTHMSPRVCALLIGVSYLGGCVNAWTFTSCLLTLSFCGPNHINDFFCDFSPLLKLSCSDVSIIEIIPSISSGSILAFTVSIIALSYICILNTILKMRSTEGRHKAFSTCTSHLTAVTLYYGTITFIYVMPKSTYSTDQNKVLSVFYTVVIPMLNPLIYSLRNRDVKEALRKVSVRIYS; the protein is encoded by the coding sequence ATGAAGTTTGGAAACCATACCAGTGTGACAGAATTCATCCTTTTGGGGTTAACAGAGGATCCTACACTTTGTGGCATCTTTTTTGTGGTATTTCTAGGAATCTATGCTGTCACCTTAGTAGGCAATATCAGCATAATTATTCTAATAAGAATTTGTTCCCAGCTTCACACCCCCATGTACCTTTTTCTAAGTCATTTGGCTTTTGTGGACAGTGGGTGTACCACATCCGTCACACCGATGATGCTTATAGGATTCCTGAGACAAGGAGTGACCATCACTGCTTCTGGCTGTGAAGCTCAGCTGTGTTTTGTGGTCATGTTTGGGTCAGCTGAGTGCTTCCTGCTGGCtgccatggcctatgaccgctatatGGCCATCTGCTTGCCCCTTTTCTACTCCACCCACATGTcccccagagtctgtgctctctTGATTGGGGTATCTTACCTAGGTGGATGTGTCAATGCTTGGACATTTACTAGCTGTCTATTGACTCTGTCTTTCTGTGGACCAAATCACATAAATGACTTTTTCTGTGATTTCTCCCCTCTGTTGAAACTTTCCTGCTCAGATGTCTCCATCATTGAAATTATCCCTTCCATCTCATCTGGATCTATCCTTGCATTCACAGTGTCCATCATAGCTCTCTCTTACATCTGCATCCTCAACACCATCCTGAAGATGCGCTCCACTGAAGGGAGACAcaaggccttctccacctgcacCTCTCACCTCACTGCAGTCACTCTCTACTATGGAACAATTACCTTTATTTATGTGATGCCCAAATCCACCTACTCAACTGACCAGAACAAAGTGCTGTCTGTATTCTACACAGTGGTGATCCCCATGTTGAACCCCCtcatctacagtctgaggaacAGAGATGTAAAGGAGGCCCTGAGAAAGGTAAGTGTCAGAATATATTCTTAG